The following proteins are co-located in the Fusobacteria bacterium ZRK30 genome:
- a CDS encoding YggT family protein codes for MFLIYRVVNYAVEILKILILLRIILSWIAPRSRNEFIELIHVVTEPILRPFRIMIPLGGARLDLSPILAYYVLGLAKYLIFRILSMIS; via the coding sequence ATGTTTTTGATATATAGAGTAGTAAATTATGCAGTAGAGATATTGAAAATTTTAATTTTATTGAGGATCATATTATCGTGGATTGCTCCTCGTAGCAGGAATGAATTTATTGAATTGATTCATGTGGTTACAGAACCAATCTTGAGACCATTTAGAATAATGATTCCTTTAGGTGGTGCCAGATTAGATCTCTCACCAATCTTGGCATACTATGTGCTGGGTCTTGCAAAGTATTTGATCTTTAGAATATTGAGTATGATCTCTTAG
- the pgsA gene encoding CDP-diacylglycerol--glycerol-3-phosphate 3-phosphatidyltransferase: MNMPNKLTMARIILAVPFIYFLGISDGDGGFIYRMIALGLFMVASITDFLDGYIARKNNMITDFGKLMDPLADKILVISALVVFVEVGYLPSWISIVVLAREFLISGIRSLAAANGEVIPAGNLGKYKTTTQMVGIILIMILGATKIELLGIHLNIWIMLPSVILTIWSGWDYSVKAKHYFMNME, encoded by the coding sequence ATGAATATGCCTAATAAACTAACCATGGCAAGAATTATTTTAGCGGTTCCATTTATTTATTTTTTAGGAATATCTGATGGAGATGGTGGGTTTATATATAGAATGATAGCTTTGGGGTTATTTATGGTAGCGTCTATTACAGATTTTTTAGATGGATATATAGCCAGAAAGAATAATATGATCACAGATTTTGGTAAATTGATGGATCCATTAGCAGATAAAATATTAGTTATATCGGCATTGGTGGTTTTTGTAGAAGTTGGTTATCTGCCTTCATGGATATCTATAGTTGTTTTGGCACGGGAATTTCTGATCAGTGGGATCAGATCACTGGCAGCAGCCAATGGAGAGGTTATTCCGGCCGGGAACTTAGGTAAGTATAAAACAACTACTCAGATGGTTGGTATAATACTGATAATGATCTTAGGAGCAACTAAGATTGAACTGTTAGGAATACATTTAAATATTTGGATAATGTTACCCTCTGTAATTTTGACTATATGGTCAGGATGGGATTATTCAGTAAAAGCAAAACATTATTTTATGAATATGGAATAA
- the rimO gene encoding 30S ribosomal protein S12 methylthiotransferase RimO produces the protein MKLAVITLGCSKNLVDTEHYLGILVNKRGFELTTEVEDADLCIINTCGFIGDAKEESITTILGVAEHKRSGKLKKIIVAGCLAERYADELLAEMPEVDAIIGTGDVDKIEEVIDEILADKRVVRSESLDFLANAETERIITTFPHTAYLKIAEGCNRRCTYCIIPSLRGNLRSRTIEDIIVEAKNLVANGVREINLLAQETTEYGLDLYKKKALPDLMRELAKIEGLKWIRTYYMFPNSVTDELIEVMKTEEKVCNYFDIPIQHVADSMLQGMKRAISGDASKELLRKIRREIPDATFRTSLIVGFPGETEDDFQELKEFVEEFKFDYIGVFKYSREEDTVAFDMENQVDEDVKHRRWVELTNLQAEIAEAKNRSFLGKEIEVMIDGVSEESEYMLEGRTRGQALEIDGKVLTNDGTAKPGEIVKVKVEQNFNYDLLGPIVRNEIN, from the coding sequence ATGAAATTAGCAGTTATAACTTTAGGTTGTAGTAAAAACCTAGTAGACACAGAACATTATTTAGGAATATTAGTAAATAAAAGAGGATTTGAATTAACTACAGAGGTAGAGGATGCAGATCTATGTATCATAAATACTTGTGGATTTATTGGTGACGCCAAAGAGGAGTCTATCACGACTATATTAGGTGTAGCAGAGCACAAAAGAAGCGGAAAATTAAAGAAGATAATTGTAGCTGGATGTCTGGCAGAAAGATATGCAGATGAACTGTTAGCAGAGATGCCGGAAGTAGATGCTATCATAGGAACTGGTGACGTAGATAAAATAGAGGAAGTAATAGATGAAATTTTAGCAGATAAGAGGGTTGTTAGAAGTGAATCTTTAGATTTCTTAGCCAATGCTGAAACTGAAAGAATAATCACAACTTTCCCCCATACTGCATACCTAAAAATAGCAGAAGGATGTAATAGAAGATGTACTTACTGCATCATCCCTAGTTTACGTGGGAATCTTCGTAGCAGGACTATTGAAGATATCATAGTGGAAGCTAAGAACTTAGTGGCTAATGGTGTAAGAGAGATAAATTTATTAGCCCAGGAAACAACAGAATATGGATTAGATCTATATAAGAAAAAAGCTTTACCTGATCTAATGAGAGAATTAGCTAAGATAGAGGGGTTAAAATGGATTAGAACTTATTATATGTTCCCTAATTCAGTAACAGATGAACTTATAGAGGTTATGAAAACAGAGGAAAAGGTGTGTAATTACTTTGATATTCCTATTCAGCATGTGGCTGACTCTATGTTACAGGGAATGAAAAGAGCAATATCAGGAGATGCTTCTAAAGAATTATTACGTAAGATTAGAAGAGAGATTCCTGATGCAACATTTAGAACATCTCTAATCGTTGGATTCCCTGGGGAAACAGAGGATGATTTCCAAGAATTAAAAGAATTTGTAGAAGAGTTTAAATTTGATTATATTGGTGTGTTTAAATATTCAAGGGAGGAAGATACGGTAGCCTTTGATATGGAAAACCAAGTAGATGAAGATGTGAAACATAGAAGATGGGTAGAACTTACTAATCTTCAAGCTGAGATTGCAGAAGCAAAAAATAGATCTTTCCTAGGTAAAGAGATAGAAGTGATGATAGATGGTGTATCAGAAGAATCGGAATACATGCTAGAAGGAAGAACAAGAGGGCAGGCTTTGGAAATAGATGGTAAAGTTTTAACTAATGACGGAACTGCTAAACCAGGGGAAATAGTGAAAGTAAAAGTAGAACAAAACTTTAACTATGACCTGTTAGGACCTATAGTAAGAAATGAAATTAACTAA
- the accB gene encoding acetyl-CoA carboxylase biotin carboxyl carrier protein — translation MKIDVKAIKELSENIEKYGLEEITLESEGTKISLKREIEKETITQVAAPRVVAAAPKKAAKAKVKEVETKNHDSIKSPMVGTFYGAPSPDADTFVKEGQIVEVGDILCIVEAMKLMNEVKAEKKCRIVKAVLTDGAPVTKGADLFLVEEV, via the coding sequence ATGAAAATAGATGTTAAAGCTATAAAGGAATTATCTGAAAATATAGAAAAATACGGATTAGAGGAAATAACTTTAGAGAGTGAAGGTACTAAAATCTCTCTTAAAAGAGAGATTGAAAAAGAGACTATAACACAAGTAGCAGCTCCGAGAGTAGTAGCAGCAGCTCCTAAAAAAGCAGCGAAAGCTAAGGTGAAAGAGGTAGAAACAAAGAATCATGATTCTATAAAATCGCCTATGGTAGGAACATTTTATGGTGCCCCATCTCCAGATGCAGATACATTTGTAAAAGAAGGACAAATTGTAGAAGTTGGAGATATCCTATGTATCGTAGAAGCGATGAAACTTATGAATGAAGTAAAAGCAGAAAAAAAATGTAGAATAGTAAAAGCAGTTCTAACTGATGGAGCACCTGTAACTAAGGGAGCCGACCTATTCTTAGTAGAAGAAGTATAA
- a CDS encoding ACT domain-containing protein encodes MVNESREFFIVDKRILPNSIQNVIKVNEIVQKEGISKYEAIKRVGISRSTYYKYKDFIKPFFESGKDTVFNINMALHDEPGTLSRILDVIASSGVNILTITQNIPIDGIARVTLALKTNADTLRNIETMLEKITEQTGVSEIRIIGNN; translated from the coding sequence ATGGTAAACGAATCAAGAGAATTTTTTATAGTAGATAAGAGAATCTTACCTAATTCAATTCAAAATGTAATTAAGGTAAATGAAATAGTTCAAAAAGAAGGAATATCAAAGTATGAAGCGATAAAAAGAGTTGGGATAAGTAGAAGTACATATTATAAATATAAGGACTTTATTAAACCTTTCTTTGAAAGTGGAAAAGATACTGTATTTAATATAAATATGGCACTTCATGATGAACCGGGAACTTTATCTAGAATCTTAGATGTAATAGCAAGTTCAGGGGTAAATATCCTTACAATAACTCAAAACATACCTATTGACGGAATTGCAAGAGTAACTTTAGCACTTAAAACTAATGCAGATACTTTGAGAAACATAGAAACTATGTTGGAAAAAATAACTGAGCAGACAGGTGTAAGCGAGATAAGAATAATAGGGAACAACTAG
- the folD gene encoding bifunctional methylenetetrahydrofolate dehydrogenase/methenyltetrahydrofolate cyclohydrolase FolD, with translation MTKIIDGKKISADIKEEIKIEVERITENSQRAPGLAVVIVGENPASKVYVNSKVKTCSALGIYSEKYNLDSQTTEAELLKLIEELNNKEGIDGILVQLPLPKHIDEDKIIEAIKPNKDVDGFHPINLGKLVIGKNGFKSCTPYGIMELLKRYELDLNGKDVVIVGRSNIVGKPLAIMLTNENATVTLCHSKTKNLAEKTLNADIVIVAIGREKFLTEDMVKEGSIVIDVGINRNKLGKLCGDVDFENVSKKTSLITPVPGGVGPMTIAMLMKNTVKSRMEKI, from the coding sequence ATGACTAAAATAATAGATGGTAAAAAGATATCGGCAGATATTAAGGAAGAGATAAAGATAGAGGTAGAGAGAATAACTGAGAATAGTCAACGAGCACCAGGTCTAGCAGTAGTTATTGTAGGAGAAAATCCTGCCTCGAAAGTCTATGTGAATTCTAAAGTGAAAACATGTAGTGCTTTAGGTATATATTCTGAAAAATATAATTTGGATTCGCAAACAACAGAGGCCGAACTTTTAAAATTAATTGAAGAATTAAATAATAAAGAGGGAATAGACGGGATATTAGTGCAGCTGCCACTACCAAAACATATAGACGAAGATAAAATAATAGAAGCTATAAAACCGAATAAGGATGTAGATGGATTTCACCCTATAAACTTAGGTAAATTAGTTATAGGAAAGAATGGGTTTAAATCTTGCACTCCATATGGTATTATGGAATTGTTAAAAAGATATGAGTTAGATCTAAATGGTAAAGATGTAGTGATAGTAGGTAGAAGTAACATAGTTGGAAAGCCTTTGGCAATTATGCTGACCAATGAAAATGCAACTGTAACTCTATGTCATAGTAAGACAAAGAACTTAGCAGAAAAAACTTTAAATGCTGATATAGTGATAGTTGCTATAGGGAGGGAAAAGTTTTTGACTGAAGATATGGTCAAAGAAGGAAGTATAGTAATAGATGTAGGTATCAATAGAAATAAGTTAGGTAAACTATGTGGAGATGTGGATTTTGAAAATGTATCTAAAAAAACATCATTAATAACACCTGTACCAGGTGGAGTAGGGCCTATGACGATAGCGATGCTTATGAAAAATACAGTAAAATCAAGAATGGAAAAAATATAA
- a CDS encoding redox-sensing transcriptional repressor Rex, translating into MIIKEKRNGISSRVIERLTKYLRCLENLSPEDYISSEELAIKMGFTAAQIRKDLSNFGEFGIRGKGYQIRTLYSDIERILGVHKTNNIIVIGAGRLGGALVSEPEFTKESFNIIGVFDNSDTKIGTEMKGIKIRDVKEIPYFLQSKDRVDVAILTVPKKVAQQMAVVLVESGVKSILNFAPINLEVPDHIAVQNIDLYAKLQELNYWKEQLINND; encoded by the coding sequence GTGATTATAAAAGAAAAAAGAAATGGTATATCCTCAAGGGTAATAGAGAGGTTGACTAAATATCTGAGATGTTTAGAAAATTTATCACCTGAAGATTATATATCTTCAGAGGAACTAGCAATTAAAATGGGATTCACCGCAGCTCAGATTAGGAAAGACTTATCTAATTTTGGTGAATTTGGTATAAGAGGAAAAGGTTATCAAATCAGAACTCTTTACAGCGACATTGAAAGAATATTAGGAGTGCACAAAACAAATAATATAATAGTTATAGGAGCAGGAAGACTTGGTGGAGCTTTGGTATCAGAACCTGAGTTTACGAAAGAAAGCTTTAATATAATAGGGGTATTTGATAACTCTGACACTAAGATTGGAACTGAAATGAAAGGAATTAAGATCAGAGATGTAAAGGAAATTCCATACTTTTTACAATCTAAAGACAGAGTAGATGTAGCAATATTAACAGTGCCTAAAAAAGTAGCTCAGCAAATGGCTGTAGTATTGGTGGAATCAGGGGTAAAATCGATTTTAAATTTTGCACCAATAAACTTAGAAGTACCGGATCATATAGCAGTACAAAATATAGATCTATATGCAAAGTTACAGGAATTAAATTACTGGAAGGAGCAGCTAATAAATAATGACTAA
- the fmt gene encoding methionyl-tRNA formyltransferase — protein MRILFMGTPEFALNSLKTLDENHDVIGIFTKIDKPNSRGKKIKFNPIKQYGLDNDINVYQPNSVKTEETIELVKELNPDLIVVVAYGKILPQELIDIPKKGIINVHSSLLPKYRGAAPIHAAIINGEKESGVTIMDIVQELDAGDIILQAKTPIDEMDTLEDLHDRLAVIGSETLLKAVNMIESGVATRTPQDETKVTFVKPIKKEECEIHWDHSMERVYNFVRGLNPFPSAYSFCNEKLYKVYFVEKYDRVYDGELGEVVDLVKGKGPVIKVLDGSLIITSIKPENKRKMTGADLVNGNYIKVGEKFSIGSKVIQL, from the coding sequence TTGAGAATATTATTTATGGGAACACCTGAATTTGCATTAAATTCACTTAAAACACTAGATGAAAATCATGATGTTATTGGTATTTTTACTAAGATAGATAAACCTAATAGCAGAGGGAAAAAAATAAAGTTTAACCCGATTAAACAGTATGGATTAGATAATGATATAAATGTATATCAGCCTAATTCAGTAAAGACAGAGGAAACAATAGAGTTAGTAAAAGAATTAAATCCTGATCTTATTGTAGTGGTAGCTTATGGTAAAATATTACCGCAGGAATTGATAGATATTCCTAAAAAGGGAATAATCAATGTGCATTCATCTCTATTACCTAAATATAGAGGAGCTGCTCCAATCCATGCTGCCATAATAAATGGTGAAAAAGAAAGTGGAGTTACTATAATGGATATAGTACAGGAATTGGATGCCGGAGATATAATATTACAGGCTAAAACACCGATAGATGAAATGGATACATTAGAGGACCTACACGACAGATTAGCTGTAATAGGAAGCGAAACATTGTTAAAGGCTGTAAATATGATAGAAAGCGGAGTTGCTACTAGAACTCCCCAGGATGAAACAAAGGTAACTTTTGTTAAACCTATCAAAAAAGAGGAATGTGAAATACACTGGGATCATTCTATGGAAAGGGTATATAATTTTGTAAGGGGATTAAATCCGTTTCCATCGGCATATTCATTCTGTAATGAAAAACTGTACAAGGTGTATTTTGTAGAAAAATATGATAGAGTTTATGATGGTGAACTTGGAGAAGTAGTGGACCTGGTTAAAGGAAAGGGTCCGGTTATAAAGGTATTAGATGGAAGTTTAATAATAACCAGTATAAAACCTGAAAATAAAAGGAAAATGACTGGAGCAGATTTAGTAAATGGAAACTATATAAAAGTGGGGGAAAAATTTAGTATAGGTAGCAAAGTAATTCAATTATAG
- the def gene encoding peptide deformylase gives MIYEIRTYGDPVLRDKNKDVEKIDDDIREILDGMVETMRDISGIGLAAPQVGINLRMFVVEAEEGVVKKVINPEFLEYSKHCVDHEEGCLSVPGIHKKVKRPESLKVRYLNENGESVEEELEDLWARAFQHENDHLEGILFVDKIAPVAKRLVSKKLMNMKKETLKKLGK, from the coding sequence ATGATTTACGAAATAAGGACATATGGAGACCCAGTACTTAGGGACAAAAACAAAGATGTAGAAAAAATTGATGATGATATCAGAGAAATATTGGATGGAATGGTAGAAACTATGAGGGATATAAGCGGGATAGGATTAGCTGCTCCCCAGGTAGGAATTAATCTGAGAATGTTTGTGGTAGAAGCAGAGGAAGGAGTAGTTAAAAAGGTAATAAATCCTGAATTTTTAGAATATTCCAAACATTGTGTAGACCATGAAGAAGGATGTTTGAGTGTTCCTGGGATACACAAGAAAGTAAAGAGACCTGAAAGTTTAAAAGTAAGATATTTAAATGAAAATGGTGAAAGTGTAGAAGAGGAATTAGAGGACCTTTGGGCTCGTGCATTCCAGCATGAAAACGATCATTTAGAGGGAATTCTATTTGTAGATAAGATAGCACCTGTAGCTAAAAGATTGGTAAGTAAAAAATTGATGAATATGAAAAAAGAAACACTGAAAAAATTAGGAAAATAA
- the priA gene encoding primosomal protein N' → MNYVLYVEGVENGFYTYSDREKKYKVGDHVWINFRRTKKVGIVLREDSSSDHEFKISEILGPVEEQVSYSKELIDLFLWIKNYYLCNFGDIIGVSRPKNIKISYSKRIVFNKSIIPMNENEREFIDYITKKQTAAKTTMVQKFGKKLLDKFIKSKVVLENNTIKENKYLKNKENSIKYRYNRKKSHLTAEQAEVKNKILEGIKKYYLLKGITGSGKTEVYIELVKDALENEGGAIFLVPEISLTPQMIDRFKKEFDEIAILHSRLTAKERATEWKDIYSGEKRVVLGVRSAIFAPVKDLKYIIIDEEHEATYKQDSNPRYNAKYVAIKRAEIEGAKVVLGSATPSVESYYHATQRVFQLLELKKRYGVAIEPDMKLVDMKGEKNDFFSEDLIDHMGARLRKDEQIMLLLNRKGYSTFVQCHECGHIETCPHCSISLSYYKKDGLYKCNYCEYTKKYSNTCSNCREKSLEFSGKGTERVESELKELFDLPILRVDSETTKTRDSHNRIYSDFLNKKYNIMVGTQMISKGFHFPEVTLVGIINSDSILNFPDFRAGEKTFQLVSQAAGRAGRAEKKGEVIVQTYQPDNYVIQKIINNDYQGFYEEEIENRRILSYPPFSRIINVIISSKKEDGLEEYSNKFYKEIQKDTLEMYGPMAPPIYKMGGNYRSQIFIKGSRHEINKLKGNIAETVLKFKNNDKKNKYRIIVDVDPINLM, encoded by the coding sequence ATGAACTATGTACTATATGTAGAGGGAGTAGAAAATGGTTTTTACACCTACTCAGATAGAGAAAAAAAATATAAGGTTGGAGACCATGTTTGGATCAATTTTAGAAGAACTAAAAAAGTTGGGATAGTTCTGCGTGAAGATAGTTCTAGTGATCATGAGTTTAAAATAAGTGAAATTTTAGGACCAGTGGAGGAACAGGTATCCTATTCCAAAGAATTAATAGATCTTTTTTTATGGATAAAAAATTATTATCTCTGTAATTTTGGAGATATTATTGGGGTTTCAAGACCTAAAAATATAAAAATATCCTACAGTAAAAGAATTGTTTTCAATAAATCTATTATACCTATGAATGAAAATGAGAGGGAGTTTATAGACTATATTACTAAAAAACAGACAGCTGCTAAAACTACAATGGTACAAAAATTTGGTAAAAAACTACTGGATAAGTTCATAAAATCCAAAGTTGTATTAGAAAATAATACAATTAAAGAAAATAAATATTTAAAAAATAAAGAAAATAGTATAAAATATAGATACAATAGAAAAAAATCACACCTAACTGCGGAGCAGGCAGAGGTAAAAAATAAAATATTGGAAGGTATTAAAAAATATTATCTTTTAAAAGGAATAACTGGCTCAGGTAAAACAGAAGTATATATCGAACTTGTAAAGGATGCATTGGAAAATGAGGGAGGAGCTATATTCTTAGTTCCAGAGATCTCTCTTACACCTCAAATGATAGATAGATTTAAAAAAGAATTTGATGAAATTGCAATTTTACATAGTAGACTAACAGCAAAGGAAAGAGCTACCGAATGGAAAGATATTTATTCAGGTGAAAAAAGGGTTGTGTTAGGTGTACGATCTGCAATATTTGCCCCTGTGAAAGATCTCAAGTATATTATAATTGATGAGGAGCATGAGGCTACCTATAAGCAGGATAGTAATCCTAGATACAATGCAAAATATGTGGCTATAAAAAGAGCTGAGATAGAGGGTGCTAAGGTAGTCTTAGGATCAGCTACCCCATCTGTAGAATCTTATTACCATGCTACCCAGAGAGTGTTTCAATTGTTGGAATTGAAAAAAAGGTATGGAGTGGCAATTGAACCAGATATGAAATTAGTGGATATGAAGGGTGAAAAAAATGATTTTTTTAGTGAAGATCTAATAGATCATATGGGTGCAAGGCTGAGAAAAGATGAGCAGATAATGCTTCTCTTAAATAGAAAGGGATATTCGACCTTTGTTCAATGCCACGAATGCGGGCATATAGAGACCTGCCCTCACTGCTCTATATCTCTCAGCTATTATAAAAAAGATGGTCTTTACAAGTGTAATTATTGTGAATATACTAAAAAATATTCCAATACTTGCAGTAACTGTAGGGAAAAATCATTGGAGTTTTCAGGGAAAGGCACCGAAAGGGTGGAATCGGAGTTAAAGGAACTCTTTGATCTGCCTATTTTACGTGTAGATTCGGAAACTACCAAAACCAGAGATTCCCATAACAGGATATATTCTGATTTTTTAAATAAAAAATATAATATAATGGTAGGAACACAGATGATATCTAAAGGGTTTCATTTTCCAGAGGTTACCCTTGTAGGAATAATAAATTCTGACAGTATATTAAATTTCCCGGATTTTAGAGCTGGGGAAAAAACTTTTCAATTGGTGAGTCAGGCAGCAGGCCGGGCAGGCCGGGCTGAAAAAAAAGGTGAAGTTATAGTTCAGACATATCAACCTGATAACTATGTAATTCAAAAAATTATAAATAATGATTACCAGGGTTTTTATGAAGAGGAGATAGAAAATAGACGTATTCTCAGCTATCCGCCATTTTCTCGGATAATAAATGTTATTATATCCTCCAAGAAAGAGGATGGATTGGAAGAATACAGTAATAAGTTCTATAAGGAGATACAAAAGGATACTTTAGAGATGTACGGCCCTATGGCTCCTCCAATCTATAAGATGGGTGGGAATTACAGGAGTCAGATATTTATAAAGGGAAGCCGTCACGAGATAAATAAATTAAAGGGAAATATAGCAGAAACTGTGCTAAAATTTAAAAACAATGATAAAAAAAATAAATACAGGATAATAGTGGATGTAGATCCGATAAATTTAATGTAA
- a CDS encoding penicillin-binding transpeptidase domain-containing protein, with product MGNKRKIIRIINLLIIFLIILFFLLNKVTVAAALLIIFLFGNTVRLVLKRSRGMELFNQRTYLFSFIMILFFGVLGLRLVQVQLMKHEKFTTLAKQQSYGKYYLNGKRGKILDSTGRELAYDVDVYKVIIDPKRFYKLKEKDEIVKELKKIQPFTVKNFKTKLKDSYSRNKRYIKIMNKVDEVEKNKIDKILSKYKIKANEIYFEHSTQRKYFSYHELAPIVGFMGAYSGEERRKLGAYGIERYYDKYLKSNKIEKNGYYTNFRNLLLPTEKKNNDFLEKDGNNVQLTIDYYIQYILDDEMQKQFEKVTPKSAVGIIMEPSSGKILAMSSYPRAKNIAYLNNRAIRSQYEMGSIFKPVIMAAAYEEGVINDNTRLDNPDGYIMRYGHKIRDSDSHGIGQISPQTVMRVSSNVGMSLISEKFDSPTFEKYLKEFNLYERTGIDTFGELAPRQLSYKRWDGMKKYTMSYGQGIAITPLQMIAALSTTVNGGIYYEPYLVDSIKTPGGVTIKRNIPNPERRVISEKTSKKIREMLKETVEKGTGRNGGIPGYSIGGKTGTAQISGRGGYLKHEYMSSFMGIFPSENPKYIMLIMFEKPNAESYWRKFGAWVAAPVFKDTLDRILKYKGITPENVDVLKEGTYTSTLSENLDLDLLPDFKGTGVRLALMIANKYDIEITIDGKGQVVEQYPKPGTKIEDIKKIKIKLR from the coding sequence GTGGGAAATAAAAGGAAGATAATAAGAATAATAAATTTACTTATAATTTTTCTGATAATATTATTCTTTTTACTCAATAAAGTTACTGTTGCAGCTGCTTTACTCATAATTTTTTTATTCGGAAATACAGTTAGATTGGTACTTAAAAGATCCAGGGGTATGGAATTATTTAATCAGAGAACATATTTATTTTCCTTTATTATGATACTTTTTTTTGGTGTTTTAGGTTTGAGATTAGTTCAAGTTCAATTGATGAAACATGAAAAATTTACAACTTTGGCAAAACAACAAAGTTATGGTAAATATTATCTCAATGGTAAGAGGGGAAAGATATTAGATTCTACAGGAAGGGAATTAGCCTATGATGTAGATGTCTATAAGGTTATAATAGATCCAAAAAGATTTTATAAACTAAAAGAAAAAGATGAAATAGTAAAGGAGTTAAAAAAGATACAACCCTTTACTGTGAAAAATTTTAAAACTAAACTGAAAGACAGTTACAGTAGAAATAAAAGATATATAAAGATAATGAATAAGGTCGATGAAGTTGAAAAAAACAAGATCGATAAGATATTATCTAAATACAAGATTAAAGCCAATGAAATATATTTTGAACATTCAACTCAAAGAAAATATTTTTCCTACCATGAATTAGCACCAATAGTTGGATTTATGGGAGCTTATTCAGGGGAAGAGAGGAGAAAATTAGGAGCTTATGGGATTGAAAGGTACTACGATAAGTACTTAAAAAGTAATAAAATAGAAAAAAATGGGTATTATACTAATTTTAGAAACTTACTCCTCCCAACGGAGAAAAAAAATAATGATTTTTTAGAAAAAGATGGAAATAATGTCCAGTTAACTATAGATTATTATATCCAATATATACTAGATGATGAGATGCAGAAACAATTTGAAAAAGTAACTCCTAAATCAGCTGTAGGAATAATAATGGAACCTAGTAGCGGGAAAATATTGGCTATGTCAAGTTATCCAAGAGCGAAGAATATAGCATATTTAAATAATAGAGCTATAAGATCGCAATATGAGATGGGGTCTATATTTAAACCTGTAATTATGGCAGCAGCATATGAGGAAGGGGTAATAAATGACAATACGAGACTTGATAATCCAGATGGATATATCATGAGGTATGGGCATAAGATAAGAGATAGTGATTCCCACGGAATAGGGCAGATAAGCCCTCAAACGGTTATGAGAGTATCTAGTAATGTAGGGATGTCATTGATCTCAGAGAAGTTTGATTCACCGACATTTGAAAAATATTTAAAGGAATTTAACCTGTATGAAAGAACAGGAATAGATACATTTGGAGAATTAGCTCCAAGACAACTTTCTTATAAAAGATGGGATGGGATGAAAAAATATACTATGTCCTACGGTCAGGGGATAGCTATAACACCTCTTCAAATGATCGCAGCTTTGTCTACCACTGTAAATGGTGGGATATATTATGAGCCTTACTTGGTAGACAGTATAAAAACTCCCGGGGGAGTAACAATCAAAAGGAATATACCTAACCCTGAAAGACGGGTTATTTCTGAAAAAACTTCTAAAAAAATAAGAGAAATGCTCAAGGAGACCGTGGAAAAAGGTACTGGTAGAAATGGCGGAATCCCTGGATATTCCATTGGAGGAAAAACAGGTACAGCACAGATAAGTGGACGTGGAGGATATCTCAAACATGAGTATATGTCTTCATTTATGGGGATATTTCCATCAGAAAATCCTAAATATATAATGCTTATTATGTTTGAAAAACCCAATGCAGAGAGTTACTGGAGGAAATTTGGTGCCTGGGTAGCTGCTCCGGTATTTAAGGATACCTTAGATAGAATATTGAAATACAAGGGGATAACCCCAGAAAATGTAGATGTTTTAAAAGAGGGAACCTATACAAGTACCTTATCTGAAAATTTAGATTTGGATCTATTACCGGATTTTAAAGGTACTGGTGTAAGATTAGCTTTAATGATAGCCAATAAATACGATATTGAAATAACAATTGATGGTAAAGGACAGGTAGTAGAGCAATATCCTAAACCGGGAACAAAGATTGAAGATATAAAAAAAATAAAGATAAAACTAAGGTAG